Part of the Cupriavidus basilensis genome is shown below.
GTTGCCGCCCGCGCCGGCGCGGTTCTCCACCACCACCGGCTGGCCGATCATCTGCGACAGGCGCTGGCCGATCAGGCGGCCGAGCACGTCCGTGGTGCCGCCCGCGGCAAAGGGCACCACGTAGTTGACCGGCTTGGCCGGCCAGGGGTCCTGTGCATGGGCCGGCAGCGCGCCAACGGCGGCCAGGGCGCAGGCGAGCAGGCCACAGGCGAGGCGAGATTGGGAAACAGCGCGGGAAATAGCGCGGGAAACGACGTGGGAAGCGCAGCGGAAAGCGGCGTGGGAAGCGGGATGGGACGGATGGGCTGGCTGGCCGGCCCGCAAGGGCCGCAGGTGCAGAAGCATGTCTTGGTCTCCATTGTATTTTTGTCTGGGCCATCGTCCTTTGCGCTGCGTGACGCGGCCGCTATGCTCTGGCAAGCGGCGCATGTGGCAGGGTGGGATCGCCTGGCAACAGGCTACACGCGTGCCGTGGTAGTAGCCTTGCGTTTTACGCATAACAGAAATGCGCCTGAAGCCAGGCGCCCAAAGCGTTCGCGACGTAACAATCGCTCCATTCCTGGAGGTTCCGGATCTCTCCCGTTCCGGCTCCGGCTTGATCGCACTGCACCATTTTCCTTCTGCCATGACCAGCCAATCCGTTGCAGCTACCTTGCCTTCCACTTCCTCCTCCGCCAAGCCGGCGGCGCGCTCCGGCGGCCGGGTCCTGGTGGACGCGCTGCGCATCCACGGCGCGCAGCGTATCTTCTGCGTGCCGGGTGAGAGCTTCCTGGATGTCCTCGACGCGCTGCACGACCAGCCCGCCATTGACCTGATCGTCTGCAAGCATGAGGGCGCCGCGGCCAATATGGCCGAGGCCGACGGCAAGCTCACGGGCCGCCCGGGCATCTGCTTTGTCACGCGCGGCCCGGGCGCCACGCACGCCAGCATTGGCGTGCATATCGCAGCGCAGGATTCCACGCCGATGCTGCTCTTCGTTGGGCAGATCGCTCGCGGCCACAAGGGACGGGAGGCCTTCCAGGAGGTCGACTACGGCGCCATGTTCGGCTCCATCGCCAAGTGGGTGGTGGAGATCGAGGATCCGGCTCGTATTCCTGAACTGGTGGCACGCGCGTTCCAGTGCGCGACTTCGGGCCGGCCGGGGCCGGTGGTGATTTCCCTGCCGGAAGACGTCCTGGACGGCCTGTGCGAGGTGGCCGATACCGGCCGCTACCGCCCGGTGGCGGCGGCACCGCGCGCGGCCGATGCCGATGCGCTCGCTGCGGCGCTGGCCGGGGCCGAGCGCCCGCTGGTGATTGCCGGCGGCGCTAACTGGAGCGCGCAGGCGGCGGCCGATTTTGCGGCCTTCGTGCAGCGGTGGAACCTGCCGGTGGCCTGTGCCTTTCGCCGCCAGGACGTATTCGACAATCGCGACCCGCACTACGTTGGGCATCTCAGCCTGGGGGTCAACCCGGCGTTGGCCGAGCGCGTGCGCACGGCCGACGTGATCCTGGCCTTCGGCACGCGGCTGGGCGATATCGCGACCGACGGCTACACCTTGCTGGAGGCCCCGCAGCCGCGCCAGCGCCTGTTCCACCTGCACGCCGACAGCGCCGAGCTGGGCCGCGTCTACCAGCCCGAGCTGGCCATCCATGCGGGCATCGAGCCCGGCGCCGCCATGCTGGCCGCGCTGACGCCGCCAGCGGCGGTGCGCTGGGGCGACTGGACCAGCGCCGCGCGCGCCGCGCATGGCGCCTTCGTGGCCCCCGCCAAGCCGCACCCGCAGCTCACCGGCGTGGACATGGGCGCGGTGGTCGCGCACCTGGACCGGATCTTGCCCGACGACGCCGTGCTGACCAACGGCGCCGGCAACTACACGGTCTGGCTGCATCGCTACTACGCCTATCGCCAGCCGCGCACCGAGCTGGCACCCACCTGCGGCGCCATGGGCTATGGTCTGCCTGCTGCGGTTGCCGCCAAGCTGCGCGACCCGCAGCGCACCGTGGTGTGCTTCGCCGGCGACGGCTGCTTCCTGATGTACCCGCAGGAACTGGCCACGGCCGCGCAGTATGGCGCCAACCTGATCGTGGTGGTGGTCAACAACGGCATGTACGGCACCATCCGCATGCACCAGGAAAAGCGCTATCCCGGGCGCGTCAGCGGCACGGACATCCCGAGCCCGGATTTTGTGGCGATGGCGCGGTCGTGCGGGGCCTGGGCGGAGCGCGTGACGCAGACGGAAGATTTCGCCGCGGCCTTTGCGCGTGCGCAGGCCGCGGGCAAGCCCGCCGTGTTGGAACTGGTCACGGACCCGCGCCAGATCACCCCGGCGATGCGGATCGCGGACTGACGAAAGAAGACAAAAAGCAAAAAAATACAAGACAGGAGACGCCCATGACCGATGCCACGCTGGCCGACTTGCGCAGCCAGTTTGCCGGCCATAAGGGCTACGCGCTGTCGCTGATGGTGGAGGCGCTGACGGCTGGGCTGTCCTGCCAGAAGCCCGCGTGCGCCCGCGCCGCTTCGTCCTCAAGCGCGGGGCCCAGCACGGCGACGCTGTGCTGCCCGCGTGCGAAAACCTCCCGGCAGGGCAGCGAGAAGGTGGGGTTCTCGGGGTGCGCGCCGGTCAGCGTCAGCAGCCGGTGTTCGGACAGCGCGTACACCACCCGCCCGATGTTGCACCAGTAGATGGCGCCGGCACACATGCAGCAGGGCTCCGCGCTGGTATAGAGCGTGGCGCTGGCGAGCGCCTGCGGCGACAGCTTGCGGGCGGCTTCGGCCGCGGCGGCCAGTTCGGCATGCTGGGTGGGGTCGCCCTCGGGCGGCATCGAGTTGTTGCCGGCGCTGGCGATGACATTGCCGTCGGCGTCCGCCACCAGCGCCGCAAAAGGATGGCGTCCGCGGGCACGGGACGCCTCCGACAGGCGGATGGCCTCGCGCAGCAGGCGCAGGTCCTGTTGGCTCAGCGCCGTGGCAGCAGCGGTGGCGTCGGCGGCAATCAATGTGGTCATGGTCTGGTCCCGGTGGGTTCGTGAGGCGCGTGGCGGCGTGGCGGCGTGGCGGCGTGGCGGCGTGACGGCGTGACGGCGTGGTGCGAATCATGACATGCAAGCCGCAGGGCCTGATCACGGCCACCGCCATCGGGGCGTCAAAAATAGGCCAAAAGGGCGCCAGAACGCGGGTGCCTAGCGATCCTGCGCGCGCAGCGCCGCTTCGATGCCGCGAATGCTCTCGAGCAGGCGCGGGCGCACTGTCTCAAGCAGTAGCGCGGCCGGCACGATGGCGGTGGGCCCGCTGCACGACAAAGTCATCGGCGGCAGCGCGGGGCCGGGCCGGAACGCGGCGGCGATCGAGTTGATGTCCGGCAGCCATTCGCCAAACGACGTGGTGCAGCCCTGACGCTCCACCTCCGCGCGGCTGCGCTGCGCAATGGCCTGCGCACTGGCGCCGTCCATCCCTTCCTGTTGCCGGAAGGCGGCCAGTGCTTGCCGTTGTTCCGCGCCGGGCAACGCTTGCAGGTAGGCACGCCCCGCGGCCGAGGTCAGCCCCGAAATGCGCGTGCCGACCGCCACCCGCAACGTCAGGTACGACTCCGACTGGCAGTTCTCGAAGATCAGCATCTGCGCCCGATCGCGCACGATCAGTGACGTCACGCCCTGGGACAGGTCGGCCAGCTCCTGCATGAACGGCCGCACCACCGCCAGCACATCCACGCCATGCTGCGCCGCCGGCGCGAGGGCCAGCGCCGAGCTGCCGAGCTGGTACTTGGCCTGCTCCGGGTCCAGCCGCAGGTAGCCCAGCTCCGTCAGCGTATGCGTGAGGCGCGACACCGTGGATTTGGGCAGGCCGCAGCGCTGCGCCAGCTCGGCATTGCCCAGCCGCGTCTCAAAGCTGCGGAAACTCGCCAGCACATCGAGACCCCGCGCCAGCGCGGTCACGAAATGCCGGTCTTCCTTGTGCAGCTGCATATGCTGCTGCATGTGCTGCTGCACTTGCGTTTCGTGCTGTGGATCTTCGGTCTGCGGTTCGGACATGGGCGGCCTCGGCTGGCTTGGGGCTGAGCTTGCGTCTCAGCCTGCGCTGGCCAGCAGCTCGCGCAGCCTGGCCTTGAGTATCTTGCCGGACGGTGCGGCCGGCAGGTGGGCCACGATCCGGACCTCCGCCGGCATCTTGTAGGGCGACAGCTGCTCACGCAGGAAGGCGCGCAGCGCGGCTTGGTCCAGCGTCATGCCCTCGCGCACTTCCACAAAGGCGATGACTTCCTCGTTGCCTTCTACCGCGCGTCCCACCACCGCAGACTGCAGCACGGCCGGGTAGGCATTGATCGATTGCTCGACCTCCTCCGGGTACACGTTGAAGCCGGAGTGGATGATGATTTCCTTGGAGCGCCCCACGATGGAGACCGCGCCGTCGGCATCGATGCGCGCCAGGTCTCCGGTGTGCAGCCAGCCGTCGGCGTCGATTACCTGCGCGGTCAGGTCGGCTCGGCGGTAGTAGCCCTTCATCACGTTGGGGCCGCGCACCAGCAGCTCGCCGCTGCCGTCGGGCAGGCGCTCGCCCAGGCGGATCTCCACCTCAGGCACCACCGGGCCCACCGAGCAATCCGTGCGCGGCGACTCCACCCGGGTCTGGCAGACCGTGGGCGAAGTCTCGGTCATGCCATAGCCGTTGTGCAGGATGATGCCGAAGCTCGCTTCAAACGCCGCCTTGAGCGTGGCGGTGAGCGGCGCGCCACCGGATTGCGCCATGCGCAGCGCGCTCGCTTGCAGCGGCGTTGCCTGGGCGCGGCTCCATTCGATCAGCTTGGCATACATGGCGGGCACGCCATGCAGCACAGTGAGCCGCTGCGCGACCAGCGCGTGCGCCAGCTTCTCGGGGCGGAATCGCGGTTCGTAGAACACCGTGGCGCCGTTGGAGAGCGGGCCCACCAGCAGCACGGACAGACCGTAGACGTGCGAGATCGGCAGCACGCCGTAGACCCGGTCGCCCGGCTGCACGCGCGCCTGCAGGCGGTTGGAGCGGCCGATGAACATCAGGTTGGCGTGCGTCAGCATCACGGCCTTGGCGGCGCCGGTGGTGCCAGTGGTGTAGATCAGCGCGGCGACCTGGTCGCGCGCTGCTGCGTCCACCGGCTCAGCCACGGCGGCTGCATTGAGCGCGCCCAGCAGCAGCTTGCCCGCATGCGGCCACTCGGCCGGTTGCGCGCCACGCGCCAGGCCGTGCTCGCGCGCTTCGGGATGGGCGTTGTCGAGGTAGAGCGCGATGCGCGCGCCCGAGTGTTCGATGATGTTGTCGATCTCGCGGGCGGACAGGCGGGCATTGACCGGCACGGCCCATGCGTCCAGCGCGCTAAGCGCCAGGATCAGCACCGCGCAGCCCACGCTGTTCTCGGTCACCAGCACCACGCGATCGCCGCCGCGCACGCCGACGCCAGCCAGTGCGCGGGCGGTTTCGGCAATGGCGCCGTCCAGCTCGCCGTAGCGCAGGGACCGCTCGGCGTCCATCAGGGCCACGCGCTCGGGGTGGCTCTGGACCCAGGGGCCGATGGTCTGGTGCAGGCGGGAAAATGAAGTGGCAGCCGGTGCGTGCGCGGCGGGCGTGGGGGTGCTACTCATCACAGTCTCCAGGTCAGGCGTCCGGCGTGGGCCGCCGGATTTTTCGATGGCGGAATACTCCCACCGATCACCTTACACGTCAACTGCACTGTGGAATCCATGTTCTGCATTGCAGAACATGGATCATCCGGCCTCAGAACCGGAAGCGCGCGACCCCAGCCGACAGGCCTGCCGCTTGCTCATCCAGGCTGGCCGCCTGCGCCGTAACGGCTTCGACCAGCTCGGCGTTCTGCCGGCTGGTCTGGTCGAGTTGGGCCACTGCCTCGCCCACCGAGCGGATGCCGCGCGCTTGTTCGTCAGCCACCCCGCACAGGCGTTCGGCCAACTGATGGCTCTGGCCGACCGCCTGCTCGATGCCGCTCATCGCGCTGACTACTTGCCCGCTAAGCCGTGCCCCACGGGCGATCTCCGAGCTGGCCTGGCCAATGGTGGTGCGAATCTCGCGGGCGGAGTTGGCGCTGCGCTGCGCCAGCCCGCGCACCTCCTGCGCCACCACGGCGAAGCCGCGCCCGGCCTCGCCCGCGCGGGCTGCTTCCACGGCGGCGTTGAGCGCCAGGATGTTGGTCTGGAAGGCGATGCTCTCGATCACTTCGACCATTTCCGCGATATTGCGCGAGTGCTGGTTCACCGTGTCCATGGCGCCGCTCATCTCGCTCACCACCGCCATGCCGGCGTCGGTGGCTTCGCGTGCCTGGCGTGCCATGGCGCTCGATTCGGTGGCCTGGGCGTGGGCTTGGCCGACCAGCGCGGTGAGGCGCTCGACGCTGTCGGCGGCGGCGGCCAGCGCGGTGGCCTGCAGCGCGGTGCGGCGCGACAGATCGTGGTTGCCGCTGGCGATGCCTTCGCTGGCCGCGGCGATCTCGGCGGCGGAGCGCTGGATCCCTTCCAGCACGCCGGCGAGCTGGTCGCGCATGCGCGCCAGCAGGCTCATCAGGCTGTGGTCATCTCCGGCGCGCACGCGCACGGCTTGCTGCAGGTCGCCCGAGGCGATGCGGCTGGCCACCTTGGCCGCGTCCGCCGGCTCGCCGCCCAGTTCCGAGTGCAGCAGGCGCGAGGCAAACCAGGCCAGTGCGGCGGCCGCCCCAAGGCTAGCCACCAGCATGCCAACCATCACGGCCTGGCCGCGCAACTGGCTGGCCGTCACGGTGGCTACCGTAGCGGCGGCCTGCCGCTCCTGCTGCTCGCGCGTGACCTCGACCAGATCGGCCAGCTTCTGCAATTGCTCGCCAAGAAAATGGCCGTCGACCGAAACGGCGCTGTCGAACTGCAGGGCATCGAGCGGCTGCTTGCGCAGCAACGTGACATAGTCACGCAGCATCGCCGCGGCGCTGTTGCGTTCGGCTTGCAGCGCGGTGGCCTGGGCGGGTGCGGCCGTGCGCACGGTGCCAAGTGCCTGGTCGAGGCGGGCGAGGGCGCCATCGATGTCGGCGGTTGCGCCGTCGCGCTCGGTGCTGCTGGTCGCCATGGTCAGGGCAAGCTGGGCGCGGCCCAGCCGGGCCAGCGCCGATTGTGCGCGCTCCGCGGCGATGGCGCCCTGCATATCGCGTTGATAGAGCGTATCTGTCATCTGCTTGACCGAGACGAGGCTGAAAATGCCCGTCAGCCCCACCACGGCGCCGAACACATAGACCAGCGCAAATGCCACGCACATGCGCGCGCTGAGGGGAAGCCGGCCCAGCCAGGCGGGCATGCGCCGGCCGGCGCGGCGTGGAAGGCGAAGGTGGATGGCTTGCAACACGGTTGAGACTCCGATGGACCACGCGGCCCATATGCTGACCCTGGGGTGCCGCCATCTCGCGCTCCGGTTTGCAGCGCCGGCTTACCACGGGTGACGGCATGACTTTGTTGTGGGCTGCATGCTCGCCGCCATCTGTGACGCATTAATGACATCCCGCCATTGCGCAGGGGTAATCGGCTTTGTCATCCGCGTGACACATGGCTGACATGCAATAGAGGGCGAGTCACATTGGCTCACCAGCTTCTTGCGCCTGGCGCCGCGCCTCCCCACGTCACGTTCACTCCGTCCATGCAGATTGCCTACCCCCTGGGCGGCGCGCCCGTGCTGCGGCTACGCTTGCCGCCGCTCCACGCCGTCTTCCAGCCTATTGTGGTGTTCGGGACCGGCCATGTGCTGGGCTACGAGGCGCTGGTCAGGGGGCCCGCCGAGTCGCCGCTGGCCATGCCGGACGCCTTGTTCCGCCTGGCCCGCGACGAGGCCGAGACCATCGAGCTGGAGCTGCGGGCGGCGCGCACCGGGCTGTCCGCGTGCCTGGCGAATGGCTTGCGCGGCAAGTTGTTCCTCAACTTCAGCGCCATGGCGCTGCGCTACCTGCTGGCCAACGGCGGGCGTGCCATGCGGGCCCTGGTGGCGAACAGCATCGCGCCGGATCGGGTCGTGATCGAGGTGACCGAGCAGACCCCCATCGAGGACGCGGAGCGCTTCGGGCAGGCCATGGCCGTGCTCCGCGAGCTGGGCATGCAGCATGCGCTGGACGATTTCGGCACCGGCCACGCCAATCTCGACCGGCTGGTACACCTCGCGCCGCACTACACCAAGCTGGACAAGTCGCTGGTGCGTGGCATCGGCACGTGCTCGCGCCGGCTTGAGGTCGTGCGCACGGTGCTGGCCCTGGTCAAGGCGCTGGACGGCGAAGTGATCGCCGAAGGCATCGAGGATGCCGATGAACTGGCGGTGCTGCGCGATCTCGGCGTGCCCTTCGGGCAGGGCTACTACCTCGGCAGGCCGGCGCCGCACCCGGTGCTCAGCCAGTGCTGAGCGGGCCAGTCCGAGGCAGCCGCCCGCCGGTCTCATCCAGGCGATATCCCTTGCCATACACCACCGTGATGACCAGCCCATTGCGGGGGTGGAGCCCCAGTGCCCTGCGCAGGCGCGATACCAGGCTCGCCAGGGCGCGGGACAACGGTGGCAGCGGACAGCCCCAGATTGCGCGTTCGATATGGGCACGGGACAAGACCCGGCCGACGCTGCCAAACAGCAACGCTGCCAGCTCGAACTCCTTGCGGGGCAGCGTGAGCCGGCGTCCCTGGAACACGACCTCGTGCGCCAGGCAGTCCAGTGAATAGAGCCCGACCGCCAGGTCCGGGCTCGGCGTTTGCCGGCGCGCGGCGGCACGGCGCTGCAGGGCGTGCAGCCGGGCCACCAGCTCGCGCGCGCGCAACGGGCGGATCATGTAGTCGTCTGCGCCCGCCTGCAAGGTATTGACGACCGAGTCTTCGTCGCGCTGGTGGGAAACCACCATCACCGGCACTTCGCTGCGCCAGGCGCCGCGCACCGCGCGCACGGCTTCCACGGCAGGCATGTCGGCAAGGTCGTGGTCGATCAGCAGGACGTCGTAGCCGGCTTGGTCAATGCCACGGAAAAGCTCCGCGCTTGCGGGGTAGGTGTGGCAAGGCACGCCGGCGCGAGCGAGGGCATCTGCAATGGCCTTGGCCTGCAGCGACAGATCCGCTAGCAGTGCGATCTTCATAGGAATTGTCCATCTGGCATTGACGCGGTTCGCAGGGCCGGTGCGCGCATCGGCTGCCCGCAAGGCGACTCAGGCAGGATAGTCCGCGGCGCGAGGGATATCACCTGGAACAATCTGCAAGGACGGGCAGAAAATTCCCAAAGCAGCGGGGCGCCAAGCCACAAGGCGACCGGCATCGCACCAGCCCACGGTCGATTGTTGCGGTGCACGTACACATTTTGTCCACGATTGCCGGATCGTGTTATCCACAGCTTGTGTGGATAACCGCGCTTGACGTGCCGCGCTTGGCCAATGGTGGCGGTTATGTATCGGGCTGCCTAAATTTTGAACAGGAAGGCGGGTGACGCCTCGCCAGCGACCGTGGAGGCGGACAAATTCAGTGCTGCAGCGTGCAAGGCAGCAAGCGCGGCAGAGAGGCTGGTCATGAAGGTAGGTGCGTATTGCAATGCGTTGGCCGGCAGGGGGGCGTGATCGTCAGATTGTCAGATCGAGACGCGGCGGCCAATCTCCACCACCTGATTGCTGGGCAGCCGGAAAAGATCGGTAACGTGCATGCCGTTCCTGACCATCAAGGCGAACAGCTTGCCTTGCCAGTGCGGCATCCGGCTATCGCCCTCGCGCAGCACGATGGTTTCCAGGCCAATGTAGTATCGCGCATGGCGATAAACAGCTGCACGGACGTCATCAGCATGGTGAGGGAAACGGCGATGCCATACGCGCAAGCCAGTTGATCCGATTCCAGATCAGCAGGCTCAAGCGGCCCAGGATAACCGGCGCCGACGGCTTGCCCCCCGAGAGCGCGAGCACGGTTTTCAGCGTGTATCGATCAGCGCAGGGGCTTGCGGCATGACTATCTCTCCAGGCAACCCATTGAAGAACATTGCGGCAAGCCCGGGATTCAGGCTGCAGGAACCGGTCGCCCGGTCAGCGGATAGTTCGGATCGTTGTAGCCATGCGTGGAGGCATGTCCGGGCCGCACCAACTGGTCGACCAGGGCCTCCTCTTCGGGGGAGATGGGCACGCCGACGGCGTCAAAGTAATCCTCGAACTGTGCCAGCGTGCGCGGCCCGGCAATCACCGAGCTGACAATCGGGTTGGCCAGCACCCAGGCGGTAGCGAACTGGCCCAGCTTGAGGCCACGCGCATCGGCATGCGCCTTCAGCGTCTGGGCAATCACCAGCGATTCCTCGCGGAATTCCGTTTCCATCATGCGGCGGTCGGCGCGGCCCGCGCGTGAGTCTTGCGGGGGCTGCTGGCCGGGCAGGTACTTGCCGGTGAGCACGCCGCGCGCGATCGGGCTGTAGGGCACCACGCCAAGGCCGAAGTGCTGGCAGGCCGGCAGGATTTCCACCTCGGGCATGCGGTTGAGCAGGTTGTAGTAAGGCTGGCAAACCACCGGGCGCGGCACACCCAGCTGGTCGCACAAGCGTGCGGCCTCGGCGATGCGCCAGCCGCGGAAATTGGACAAGGCCCAGTAGCGGATCTTGCCGGCACGGACCAGGTCGCCCATGGCGCGCACGGCTTCTTCCAGGTTTTCGCCGGGGTAGTCGCGGTGCAGGTAGAGGATGTCGAGGTAGTCGGTGCCAAGGCGGCCCAGGCTTTGCTCGACTTCGCGCAGGATCCAGACGCGCGAGTAGTGCGAATGGTTGGGCGCAGCCTGCATCGGGTTGCCGAGCTTGCTGGCCAGGATCCAGTCATGGCGGTCGGCGGCGAGCAGCTTGCCCACCATGCGCTCGGAGCCGCCCTTGCTATACACGTCCGCGGTGTCGATGAAGTTGACGCCGTGCGCGCGAGCGCTATCGACGATGCGGCCGGCCTCGGCTTCGTCGGTCTGGTCGGCGAACATCATGGTGCCGAGGCACAAGGCCGACACCTTGAGGTTGCTGGCGCCCAGGCGCCGGTATTCCATCTTGAACTCTGACATTGCGGTCTTCCTTGATATGGCTGGCGGTCAGGCGGTAACGCGGTAAGGCGTGCAAGCTTAACGCCTGTGGGGAAATTCTGCCTGCCCCCGGGCCGCGGCTATGCCAGAATGCTAGCCATTGTGGTCTGGCTCCGCCAAGGCGAAATCCAACAATCATGCTCAGCCCCTCCCTCGTCGCGGCGATCGTGCTGGCGTTCCATCTGCTTGGCGTCGTTGCGGCTTTGCACGCTGTGATGACGGTGCGCACCGCGCCCGGCGCCATCGCGTGGGCCGGCTCGCTGGTGATGATGCCGTACTTCACGCTGATCCCGTACCTGATCCTCGGCAGCAGCAGTTTTGCCGGCTACGTGAATGCCCGGCGCTTCAATAACGACCGGCTGCGCGAGGTCACGCACGAGATGGAGCCGCACGAGCGCGAGGCGCGCGACGCCAGCGTGGTGCACTCGCCCCCGCAGCCTTACCTGCGCGCCTTGCCCCGGCTGACCGGCACGCCGTGCCTGGCCAACAACGCGGTGCGGCTGCTGGTCAACGGCGAGGCGACGTTCGAGGCCATCTTTGCGGCGATCGCCGCCGCGCGGCAGGTGGTGATCGTGCAGTTCTTCATCGTCCACGACGATGCGCTTGGGCGGCGCCTGCAGAGCCTGCTGTGCGAACGCGCTGCCGCGGGCGTGAAGGTGTATTTCCTCTACGACAGCATCGGCTCGCATGCGTTGCCGGGCCAATACGTCAAGGTGCTGCTGGCCGCAGGGGTAGAGGCGCGCGCCTTTGCCACGCGGCGCGGCTTTGTCAACCGCTTTCAGCTCAATTTCCGCAACCACCGCAAGCTGGTGGTGGTGGATGGGGAGTGCGCGTTTACGGGCGGTCACAACGTCGGCAACGAGTACCTCGGGCAAAAACCGCCGCTGGCGCCCTGGCGCGACACGCATATCGAGATCCGCGGCAGCGCCGTGCTGGACTTGCAGATGGTGTTTGCCGAAGACTGGTTCTGGGCCGCGCGGGAGGTGCCCATGCTGCTGCCCCCGCCGGCAGCACCTGCCGGGGGCATGACCTGCCAGGTGGTGCCGTCCGGCCCCGCGGACGCGCAGGAAACCTGCTCGCTGTTTTTCGTCGAGGCGATCCAGGCGGCGCGCCGGCGGGTGTGGATCACCAGCCCGTACTTCGTGCCGGACGAGGCCGTGTTCGCCGTACTCCGGCTGGCGGTGCTGCGCGGGGTTGACGTGCGCATCCTGCTGCCGGCGCGCCCCGACCATCTCGTGGTGTTCGCCGCCTCCACGCTGTATGCCTACCGGGCCGTCTGTGCGGGCGTGAAGCTTTATCGCTACCAGCCGGGCTTCCTGCACCAGAAGGTCATCCTGATCGACGATGAGGCCGCGGCGGTCGGCAGCGCAAATCTCGATAACCGCTCGTTCCGGCTCAATTTCGAACTGATGGTGATGACCGCGGACCGCGATTTTGCCGCCAGCGTGACGCGCATGCTGGAGGCGGACTTCGCGCAGGCCTGCCAGATCGAGCGCAGCGAATACACCGCCGCGCCGACGCTGCGCCGCGTGGCGATGCACGTGGCCACGCTGTTTGCGCCGATCCTGTAACCATGCGTCGTGCCTACAGATCCGCTTGCGCCGCTTGCCTGGAGGTGCCGGT
Proteins encoded:
- a CDS encoding aldo/keto reductase gives rise to the protein MSEFKMEYRRLGASNLKVSALCLGTMMFADQTDEAEAGRIVDSARAHGVNFIDTADVYSKGGSERMVGKLLAADRHDWILASKLGNPMQAAPNHSHYSRVWILREVEQSLGRLGTDYLDILYLHRDYPGENLEEAVRAMGDLVRAGKIRYWALSNFRGWRIAEAARLCDQLGVPRPVVCQPYYNLLNRMPEVEILPACQHFGLGVVPYSPIARGVLTGKYLPGQQPPQDSRAGRADRRMMETEFREESLVIAQTLKAHADARGLKLGQFATAWVLANPIVSSVIAGPRTLAQFEDYFDAVGVPISPEEEALVDQLVRPGHASTHGYNDPNYPLTGRPVPAA
- the cls gene encoding cardiolipin synthase — its product is MLSPSLVAAIVLAFHLLGVVAALHAVMTVRTAPGAIAWAGSLVMMPYFTLIPYLILGSSSFAGYVNARRFNNDRLREVTHEMEPHEREARDASVVHSPPQPYLRALPRLTGTPCLANNAVRLLVNGEATFEAIFAAIAAARQVVIVQFFIVHDDALGRRLQSLLCERAAAGVKVYFLYDSIGSHALPGQYVKVLLAAGVEARAFATRRGFVNRFQLNFRNHRKLVVVDGECAFTGGHNVGNEYLGQKPPLAPWRDTHIEIRGSAVLDLQMVFAEDWFWAAREVPMLLPPPAAPAGGMTCQVVPSGPADAQETCSLFFVEAIQAARRRVWITSPYFVPDEAVFAVLRLAVLRGVDVRILLPARPDHLVVFAASTLYAYRAVCAGVKLYRYQPGFLHQKVILIDDEAAAVGSANLDNRSFRLNFELMVMTADRDFAASVTRMLEADFAQACQIERSEYTAAPTLRRVAMHVATLFAPIL